One genomic window of Anoplolepis gracilipes chromosome 5, ASM4749672v1, whole genome shotgun sequence includes the following:
- the LOC140665753 gene encoding probable ATP-dependent RNA helicase spindle-E isoform X1, which produces MSGNLVNDILNMYKSTNPFKIVMSCSSRKEVYDRASVHEEPHYANENSMESETDYVKEFVEKDDQEFLELTNNIISDKNDFLDNMSEVTAFEEEMFSKQNTAQIYRTYNFAYRPKTNLPIISVRNKIVSMIENNSVVVIRGSTGCGKTTQIPQFILDSAYEKKQHCNIIVTQPRRIAALSIAKRVSQEREWPVGTLVGYEMGLIKNKCQDTRITYCTTGVLLQRLINKKNMLQYTHIILDEVHERDKNMDFLLLVVKKLLRTNSITVKVILMSATIDVNKFAKYFSSPVENKFLPAPIIDVPQRNPYNVSIYYIDDLENLGTIPEVNYDAPNFTCEMSEFCARIVHIFDRIDRKSNEDSDSAYDRHAALIFLPGFLEIEELRSVLLSPKYTSAKWDIIILHSLISTEDQENIFKKPPKDFRRIILSTNIAESSVTVPDVKYVIDFCLTKLLINEPGSNYQCLQLCWASKSNCQQRAGRAGRLMDGRVYRMVPRSFYETMLPEETLPEILRTPLANVILKTKQLNMGEPRALLALSLDPPNLSNLRNTILLLKEVGALLDRGQTIQEFDGELTPLGLVMAALPLDIRVSKLIILGHIFDILQDAIIIAASMSVKNIFNIDFHELESTYNEKLYWSHKSDSDSIACLNVFKVWRNDKANRRITNPQEEKEWAKRNSLRVKSLREIDAFIAEIRMKLRRFGIKETMGNSKITWESLRIDRTFIIKIIIAGAFYPNYFVKFPYKVEDNKQSIEKLLSFRNPMNTVVLRGWPLRQPGSVYSKRFQEFFGQHLAIDNKDITISFDGSNRVYIEYEGNCMPDYWFVQTCIKLRQCRFPIEIKLLSETDACRRAEKLGLTKDYGKIVFSPSNPEEPPYKRYMYDKKPYPELPEQSEYRSKVTLQGPFSPIETRLVHLVTTGISKTVTIEATSVNSVLLDTCLDNPKGLILVAQTINQSTKNVMHLILRNTTLLPNTPGLASLITLIFTPYMELRRSPLGTYYMGALCGLGYDPSTGKSLFPEHDIHIMFDIEITINDLRMINKLRHWMNVGMFFNENNNIDEEAQNELTIKCQNQIKDAFNQVIYKPRKTQEESISTNNFGKWNLYDGTLFLEPARETFRKSNIYRLHKALELNEKNDKLEEMIKHLLELEVLAYKDPSETSIAPVYCKLCQTEVYGIIDLRAHLCSKQHTTNQRLIDTTADFGENLESLLSKIKL; this is translated from the exons ATGAGTGGCAATTTGGTGAACGATATTCTGAATATGTACAAGTCCACTAATCCTTTCAAAATAGTAATGTCATGTTCTAGTCGAAAGGAGGTATATGATCGAGCTTCAGTTCATGAAGAACCTCATTATGCTAATGAAAATAGTATGGAATCAGAAACAGACTATGTAAAAGAATTTGTAGAAAAGGATGACCAAGAATTTTTAgag ttgacaaataatataatttctgataaaaatgatttcttgGACAATATGTCAGAAGTCACTGCATTTGAAGAAGAAATGTTTAGCAAACAAAATACGGCTCAAATTTATAGAACCTACAACTTTGCTTATCGACCCAAGACTAATTTACCTATTATTTctgtgagaaataaaattgtatccaTGATTGAGAATAATTCTGTCGTTGTTATCCGTGGTTCCACAGGTTGTGGAAAAACAACACAAATACCTCAGTTCATTCTTGATTCCGCATACGAGAAGAAACAACACTGTAACATCATAG TAACGCAGCCAAGACGTATTGCCGCTTTGAGCATCGCGAAACGGGTCAGCCAGGAAAGAGAATGGCCTGTTGGTACACTGGTGGGATATGAAATGGGcctgataaaaaacaaatgtcaAGATACTCGTATAACATATTGCACGACTGGTGTACTTTTGCAAAGGctcataaataagaaaaatatgctGCAATATACCCATATTATATTAGACGAAGTGCACGAGCGCGATAAAAACATGGATTTCCTTCTACTTGTGGTCAAAAAGTTATTGCGTACAAATTCCATAACAGTAAAAGTTATATTGATGTCCGCCACAATTgacgtaaataaatttgctaaatatttttcctcgcctgtggaaaataaatttctgccAGCACCTATTATTGATGTACCACAGCGTAATCCTTACAacgtttctatatattatatagatgatTTAGAAAATTTGGGTAct ATACCTGAAGTAAATTACGATGCACCAAATTTCACATGTGAAATGTCTGAGTTTTGCGCAcgtattgtacatatttttgatCGCATTGACAGAAAGAGTAATGAAGATTCAGATAGTGCATACGATAGACATGCCGCGCTAATATTTTTACCTGGATTTCTTGAAATTGAAGAATTACGTTCTGTACTTTTATCACCAAAATACACGAGTGCGAAATgggatataattattttacactcATTGATCTCAACCGAGgatcaagaaaatatatttaaaaagccACCAAAAGATTTCCGACGTATCATACTATCAACCAATATTGCTGAAAGTAGCGTCACTGTCCCAGACGTTAAATACG tAATTGATTTTTGTTTGACGAAACTTCTTATAAATGAACCTGGATCCAATTATCAGTGTCTACAGCTTTGTTGGGCAAGTAAATCAAATTGTCAGCAACGTGCTGGTCGTGCAGGTCGTCTAATGGACGGTAGAGTATACAGAATGGTGCCAAGATCATTTTATGAG ACAATGCTACCAGAAGAAACTCTTCCAGAAATACTCAGAACTCCGCTCGCAAATGTAATTCTCAAGACAAAACAACTGAACATGGGCGAACCAAGAGCTCTGCTTGCTCTTTCTCTAGACCCACCCAATCTCAGCAATTTACGAAACactatattattgttaaaggAAGTAGGTGCGTTGCTTGATAGAGGCCAAACCATTCAAGAATTTGATGGAGAACTAACGCCTCTAGGTCTTGTAATGGCCGCCCTTCCGTTAGACATACGTGTGTCGAAGTTGATCATTTTGGGTCATATCTTTGATATTCTACAAGATGCGATCATTATCGCGGCTAGTATgtctgtcaaaaatatatttaatattgattttcacGAATTAGAATCGACTTATAACGAGAAGTTATATTGGTCCCATAAGTCGGACAGTGACAGCATAGCGTGCTTGAATGTCTTCAAGGTATGGCGAAATGATAAAGCAAATCGTCGTATAACTAACCCGCAGGAGGAAAAAGAATGGGCTAAACGAAACAGTCTCCGCGTGAAATCGCTGCGCGAGATCGATGCCTTCATAGCTGAGATAAGGATGAAATTACGCCGTTTTGGCATAAAAGAAACTATGGGTAACAGTAAAATCACTTGGGAAAGTCTTCGTATCGATCgcacttttataattaaaataataatcgccgGTGCGTTTTATCCAAACTACTTCGTCAAGTTCCCGTACAAGGTGGAAGATAACAAACAGAGTATAGAGAAACTATTGTCGTTCCGCAACCCGATGAATACCGTCGTTCTACGGGGATGGCCGTTGCGTCAGCCCGGATCGGTTTACTCCAAGAGATTTCAGGAGTTCTTTGGACAGCATTTAGCAATCGACAATAAGGACATAACTATATCCTTTGATGGATCAAACCGTGTTTACATCGAATACGAGGGGAACTGCATGCCCGATTATTGGTTCGTTCAAACTTGTATCAAGCTAAGACAATGTCGATTTccaatcgaaataaaattgttaagcGAAACGGACGCTTGTCGCCGAGCTGAAAAACTTGGTCTTACGAAGGATTATGGAAAAATCGTATTCTCTCCTTCCAATCCAGAAGAACCACCGTACAAACGATACATGTATGATAAGAAACCGTATCCAGAATTACCAGAACAATCCGAGTATCGGTCGAAGGTGACATTGCAAGGTCCCTTTTCGCCGATAGAGACTCGACTGGTTCATTTGGTGACCACGGGAATATCGAAAACTGTAACCATAGAAGCTACGTCGGTGAATTCTGTTCTACTCGACACCTGTTTGGATAATCCGAAAGGACTTATTCTCGTGGCACAAACTATTAATCAAAGTACCAAGAATGTGATGCATTTGATCTTACGAAATACAACTCTCTTGCCTAATACACCTGGTCTCGCGtcattaataactttaatttttacaccATACATGGAATTAAGACGTAGTCCTCTGGGCACTTATTACATGGGTGCTCTGTGTGGACTAGGATATGATCCTTCTACAGGCAAGAGCTTATTTCCGGAGCATGATATACACATTATGTTCGACATTGAGATCACGATAAATGATTTGCGAATG ataaataaattacgccACTGGATGAACGTTGGAATGttctttaatgaaaataacaatattgacGAAGAAGCTCAAAATGAGCTAACGATAAAATGCCAGAATCAAATTAAGGATGCGTTCAAccaagtaatatataaaccCCGTAAGACACAGGAAGAGTCAATCTCAACTAATAATTTCGGCAAATGGAATTTATATGACGGAACTCTATTTTTGGAACCTGCTCGAGAAACCTttagaaaaagtaatatatatcgtCTACATAAAGCATTGGAGTTGAACGAAAAAAACGATAAACTCGAAGAAATGATCAAGCATTTGTTAGAATTAGAGGTTCTGGCttacaa AGATCCAAGTGAGACTAGTATCGCACCTGTTTACTGTAAATTGTGTCAAACAGAAGTCTATGGCATTATTGATCTTCGTGCACATTTATGTTCGAAGCAACATACAACGAATCAACGATTGATAGATACAACTGCTGATTTTGGAGAAAATCTGGAAAGTCTTCTATCAAAAATCaagctataa
- the LOC140665753 gene encoding probable ATP-dependent RNA helicase spindle-E isoform X2, giving the protein MGLIKNKCQDTRITYCTTGVLLQRLINKKNMLQYTHIILDEVHERDKNMDFLLLVVKKLLRTNSITVKVILMSATIDVNKFAKYFSSPVENKFLPAPIIDVPQRNPYNVSIYYIDDLENLGTIPEVNYDAPNFTCEMSEFCARIVHIFDRIDRKSNEDSDSAYDRHAALIFLPGFLEIEELRSVLLSPKYTSAKWDIIILHSLISTEDQENIFKKPPKDFRRIILSTNIAESSVTVPDVKYVIDFCLTKLLINEPGSNYQCLQLCWASKSNCQQRAGRAGRLMDGRVYRMVPRSFYETMLPEETLPEILRTPLANVILKTKQLNMGEPRALLALSLDPPNLSNLRNTILLLKEVGALLDRGQTIQEFDGELTPLGLVMAALPLDIRVSKLIILGHIFDILQDAIIIAASMSVKNIFNIDFHELESTYNEKLYWSHKSDSDSIACLNVFKVWRNDKANRRITNPQEEKEWAKRNSLRVKSLREIDAFIAEIRMKLRRFGIKETMGNSKITWESLRIDRTFIIKIIIAGAFYPNYFVKFPYKVEDNKQSIEKLLSFRNPMNTVVLRGWPLRQPGSVYSKRFQEFFGQHLAIDNKDITISFDGSNRVYIEYEGNCMPDYWFVQTCIKLRQCRFPIEIKLLSETDACRRAEKLGLTKDYGKIVFSPSNPEEPPYKRYMYDKKPYPELPEQSEYRSKVTLQGPFSPIETRLVHLVTTGISKTVTIEATSVNSVLLDTCLDNPKGLILVAQTINQSTKNVMHLILRNTTLLPNTPGLASLITLIFTPYMELRRSPLGTYYMGALCGLGYDPSTGKSLFPEHDIHIMFDIEITINDLRMINKLRHWMNVGMFFNENNNIDEEAQNELTIKCQNQIKDAFNQVIYKPRKTQEESISTNNFGKWNLYDGTLFLEPARETFRKSNIYRLHKALELNEKNDKLEEMIKHLLELEVLAYKDPSETSIAPVYCKLCQTEVYGIIDLRAHLCSKQHTTNQRLIDTTADFGENLESLLSKIKL; this is encoded by the exons ATGGGcctgataaaaaacaaatgtcaAGATACTCGTATAACATATTGCACGACTGGTGTACTTTTGCAAAGGctcataaataagaaaaatatgctGCAATATACCCATATTATATTAGACGAAGTGCACGAGCGCGATAAAAACATGGATTTCCTTCTACTTGTGGTCAAAAAGTTATTGCGTACAAATTCCATAACAGTAAAAGTTATATTGATGTCCGCCACAATTgacgtaaataaatttgctaaatatttttcctcgcctgtggaaaataaatttctgccAGCACCTATTATTGATGTACCACAGCGTAATCCTTACAacgtttctatatattatatagatgatTTAGAAAATTTGGGTAct ATACCTGAAGTAAATTACGATGCACCAAATTTCACATGTGAAATGTCTGAGTTTTGCGCAcgtattgtacatatttttgatCGCATTGACAGAAAGAGTAATGAAGATTCAGATAGTGCATACGATAGACATGCCGCGCTAATATTTTTACCTGGATTTCTTGAAATTGAAGAATTACGTTCTGTACTTTTATCACCAAAATACACGAGTGCGAAATgggatataattattttacactcATTGATCTCAACCGAGgatcaagaaaatatatttaaaaagccACCAAAAGATTTCCGACGTATCATACTATCAACCAATATTGCTGAAAGTAGCGTCACTGTCCCAGACGTTAAATACG tAATTGATTTTTGTTTGACGAAACTTCTTATAAATGAACCTGGATCCAATTATCAGTGTCTACAGCTTTGTTGGGCAAGTAAATCAAATTGTCAGCAACGTGCTGGTCGTGCAGGTCGTCTAATGGACGGTAGAGTATACAGAATGGTGCCAAGATCATTTTATGAG ACAATGCTACCAGAAGAAACTCTTCCAGAAATACTCAGAACTCCGCTCGCAAATGTAATTCTCAAGACAAAACAACTGAACATGGGCGAACCAAGAGCTCTGCTTGCTCTTTCTCTAGACCCACCCAATCTCAGCAATTTACGAAACactatattattgttaaaggAAGTAGGTGCGTTGCTTGATAGAGGCCAAACCATTCAAGAATTTGATGGAGAACTAACGCCTCTAGGTCTTGTAATGGCCGCCCTTCCGTTAGACATACGTGTGTCGAAGTTGATCATTTTGGGTCATATCTTTGATATTCTACAAGATGCGATCATTATCGCGGCTAGTATgtctgtcaaaaatatatttaatattgattttcacGAATTAGAATCGACTTATAACGAGAAGTTATATTGGTCCCATAAGTCGGACAGTGACAGCATAGCGTGCTTGAATGTCTTCAAGGTATGGCGAAATGATAAAGCAAATCGTCGTATAACTAACCCGCAGGAGGAAAAAGAATGGGCTAAACGAAACAGTCTCCGCGTGAAATCGCTGCGCGAGATCGATGCCTTCATAGCTGAGATAAGGATGAAATTACGCCGTTTTGGCATAAAAGAAACTATGGGTAACAGTAAAATCACTTGGGAAAGTCTTCGTATCGATCgcacttttataattaaaataataatcgccgGTGCGTTTTATCCAAACTACTTCGTCAAGTTCCCGTACAAGGTGGAAGATAACAAACAGAGTATAGAGAAACTATTGTCGTTCCGCAACCCGATGAATACCGTCGTTCTACGGGGATGGCCGTTGCGTCAGCCCGGATCGGTTTACTCCAAGAGATTTCAGGAGTTCTTTGGACAGCATTTAGCAATCGACAATAAGGACATAACTATATCCTTTGATGGATCAAACCGTGTTTACATCGAATACGAGGGGAACTGCATGCCCGATTATTGGTTCGTTCAAACTTGTATCAAGCTAAGACAATGTCGATTTccaatcgaaataaaattgttaagcGAAACGGACGCTTGTCGCCGAGCTGAAAAACTTGGTCTTACGAAGGATTATGGAAAAATCGTATTCTCTCCTTCCAATCCAGAAGAACCACCGTACAAACGATACATGTATGATAAGAAACCGTATCCAGAATTACCAGAACAATCCGAGTATCGGTCGAAGGTGACATTGCAAGGTCCCTTTTCGCCGATAGAGACTCGACTGGTTCATTTGGTGACCACGGGAATATCGAAAACTGTAACCATAGAAGCTACGTCGGTGAATTCTGTTCTACTCGACACCTGTTTGGATAATCCGAAAGGACTTATTCTCGTGGCACAAACTATTAATCAAAGTACCAAGAATGTGATGCATTTGATCTTACGAAATACAACTCTCTTGCCTAATACACCTGGTCTCGCGtcattaataactttaatttttacaccATACATGGAATTAAGACGTAGTCCTCTGGGCACTTATTACATGGGTGCTCTGTGTGGACTAGGATATGATCCTTCTACAGGCAAGAGCTTATTTCCGGAGCATGATATACACATTATGTTCGACATTGAGATCACGATAAATGATTTGCGAATG ataaataaattacgccACTGGATGAACGTTGGAATGttctttaatgaaaataacaatattgacGAAGAAGCTCAAAATGAGCTAACGATAAAATGCCAGAATCAAATTAAGGATGCGTTCAAccaagtaatatataaaccCCGTAAGACACAGGAAGAGTCAATCTCAACTAATAATTTCGGCAAATGGAATTTATATGACGGAACTCTATTTTTGGAACCTGCTCGAGAAACCTttagaaaaagtaatatatatcgtCTACATAAAGCATTGGAGTTGAACGAAAAAAACGATAAACTCGAAGAAATGATCAAGCATTTGTTAGAATTAGAGGTTCTGGCttacaa AGATCCAAGTGAGACTAGTATCGCACCTGTTTACTGTAAATTGTGTCAAACAGAAGTCTATGGCATTATTGATCTTCGTGCACATTTATGTTCGAAGCAACATACAACGAATCAACGATTGATAGATACAACTGCTGATTTTGGAGAAAATCTGGAAAGTCTTCTATCAAAAATCaagctataa